In Polyangia bacterium, the following proteins share a genomic window:
- the hpnA gene encoding hopanoid-associated sugar epimerase encodes MDAFLTGGTGFVGFHVARLLAEGGAHVRCLVRDSHRAGPLRALGVEAVEGDVRDQVSVRRAMADAEVVFHCAADYRFGALEPDDLYRTNVDGTNNVLGAAFDLHVTRVVYTSSVATLAPGRDGSPVDETARANLDDVVGDYKRSKFLAERKAEEWAARGLPVVIVSPTTPVGEGDGKPTPTGQIIVDFLNDRMPAYVDTGLNLVDVRDVAAGHLLAAERGRPGDNYILGNSNLSLKEILDLVGRTVGRHAPRIKLPHWVPLLLARIEAPVARWRKRQPRIPLEGVRMSRRQMFFNTSKAIKELGLPQSRVEPAIDRAVGWFIDNRLATVVRTGW; translated from the coding sequence ATGGACGCGTTCTTGACTGGCGGAACAGGGTTTGTGGGCTTTCACGTGGCGCGGTTGCTGGCCGAGGGCGGGGCGCATGTCCGCTGCCTGGTTCGCGACAGCCACCGAGCGGGCCCCCTGCGGGCGCTGGGCGTCGAGGCCGTCGAAGGCGACGTCCGAGATCAGGTGTCCGTGAGGCGGGCGATGGCCGACGCCGAGGTGGTGTTTCACTGCGCGGCGGACTATCGGTTCGGCGCGCTGGAACCTGACGACCTCTATCGGACCAACGTCGACGGGACCAACAACGTTCTTGGTGCCGCGTTCGATCTTCACGTCACCCGCGTGGTCTACACCAGCTCGGTGGCCACGCTGGCGCCCGGACGCGACGGCTCGCCGGTTGACGAGACCGCGCGGGCCAATCTGGACGACGTCGTGGGCGACTACAAGCGCAGCAAGTTTCTCGCCGAACGGAAAGCGGAAGAGTGGGCGGCGCGGGGTTTGCCGGTGGTGATTGTCAGTCCCACCACGCCGGTCGGCGAGGGGGACGGCAAGCCGACGCCCACCGGTCAGATCATCGTCGATTTTCTCAACGACCGGATGCCCGCTTACGTCGACACCGGCCTCAACCTGGTCGACGTTCGCGACGTGGCGGCCGGCCACCTGCTGGCCGCCGAGCGTGGTCGCCCAGGCGATAACTATATTCTCGGCAACAGCAACCTCAGCCTCAAAGAGATCCTCGACCTGGTCGGGCGCACGGTGGGCCGTCACGCCCCGCGGATCAAGCTGCCTCATTGGGTGCCGCTGCTCCTGGCGCGCATCGAGGCGCCGGTGGCGCGCTGGCGAAAGCGGCAACCCCGCATTCCCCTGGAAGGCGTGCGGATGTCCCGACGGCAAATGTTCTTCAACACCAGCAAGGCGATCAAAGAGCTGGGCCTGCCGCAAAGTCGGGTCGAACCAGCGATCGATCGCGCGGTGGGTTGGTTCATTGATAACCGTCTCGCCACGGTGGTGAGGACCGGATGGTGA